In the genome of Hippoglossus hippoglossus isolate fHipHip1 chromosome 12, fHipHip1.pri, whole genome shotgun sequence, one region contains:
- the sptlc1 gene encoding serine palmitoyltransferase 1 has product MASGQQWVLVEMVQAFYEAPAYHLILEGILILWIIRLLFSKTYKLHETYKLTEKEKEDLIEEWQPEPLVPPLSKEQPSLTYDVVTGPPSHKIIINGKECVNFASFNFLGLLDNERVKQKALASLKKYGVGTCGPRGFYGTFDVHLELESHLARFMKTEEAIIYSYGFATIASAIPAYSKRGDIIFVDEAACFSIQKGLQASRSFIKYFKHNDIEDLERMLKEQELEDQKNPRKARVTRKFIVVEGLYINTADICPLPELVELKYKYKVRIFLEESLSFGVLGEHGRGVTEHFGVNIDDIDLISANMENAVASIGGFCCGRSFVIDHQRLSGQGYCFSASLPPMLAAAAIEALNIMEEDPDIFAVLREKCKQVYKALQGTPGLKLVGVPLSPALHLQLERSSGSRDADMLLLRSIVDYCLERGLALTLARYLEKEERFLPPPSIRVVITIEQTEDDIQKAVSCIQEAAVTILK; this is encoded by the exons GCTCCTGCTTATCACCTGATCCTGGAGGGGATTCTCATACTTTGGATCATCAGGCTTCTGTTCTCCAAGACCTACAAACTTCATGAGACGTATAAACTGACAGAGAAG GAAAAGGAGGACCTGATTGAGGAGTGGCAGCCAGAGCCTCTTGTTCCCCCTCTGTCCAAAGAGCAGCCATCCCTAACCTATGATGTTGTCACCGG ACCTCCCAGCCACAAAATCATAATCAATGGAAAAGAGTGTGTTAACTTTGCATCCTTTAACTTCTTGGGTCTCCTTGACAATGAGCGGGTTAAG CAAAAGGCCTTGGCCTCACTCAAGAAATATGGTGTGGGCACATGTGGTCCAAGAGGCTTCTATGGAACCTTtg ATGTTCACCTGGAGTTGGAGAGCCATCTGGCCAGATTCATGAAGACAGAAGAGGCCATCATCTATTCGTATGGCTTTGCAACCATTGCTAGTGCAATCCCTGCCTACTCCAAGAGGGGTGACATCATCTTTGT GGATGAGGCCGCCTGCTTCTCCATCCAGAAGGGTCTTCAAGCGTCCCGCAGCTTTATCAAATACTTCAAACACAACGACATAGAGGATCTGGAAAGGATGctgaaggagcaggagctggaggaccaGAAG AATCCTCGTAAGGCTAGAGTGACCCGGAAGTTCATTGTCGTGGAGGGGCTGTACATCAACACCGCGGACATCTGTCCTCTACCCGAACTG GTGGAGctgaagtacaagtacaaggTGCGGATCTTTCTGGAAGAGAGCCTGTCTTTTGGTGTATTGGGAGAACATGGCAGAGGAGTAACCGAACATTTTGGGGTCAAT ATCGATGACATCGACTTGATCAGCGCTAACATGGAGAACGCTGTGGCCTCCATTGGAGGCTTCTGCTGCGGACGCTCCTTTGTCATTGACCACcag cgtCTGTCAGGTCAGGGCTACTGTTTCTCTGCGTCCCTGCCTCCCatgttggctgctgctgccatcgAGGCCCTCAACATCATGGAGGAGGATCCAG ATATTTTTGCTGTCCTGAGGGAAAAGTGCAAACAGGTTTACAAGGCTTTACAGGG AACTCCAGGGTTGAAGTTAGTGGGAGTGCCATTGTCCCCGGCTCTTCACTTGCAGCTCGAGAGAAGTTCTGGCTCCAGAGACGCTGACATGCTGCTGCTCCGCTCCATTGTAGATTAC tgtttggaAAGAGGTTTGGCTCTGACCCTCGCACGCTACCTGGAAAAAGAGGAGCGCTTCCTCCCCCCACCAAG CATCAGAGTGGTGATCACCATCGAACAGACAGAGGACGACATCCAGAAGGCTGTGTCCTGTATCCAAGAGGCAGCTGTAACCATCCTGAAATGA